In the genome of Bremerella sp. JC817, one region contains:
- a CDS encoding alpha/beta hydrolase has translation MKVLTFSLALMLVGLVLPLSAAEPVALDLWPEGKVPGLAAGEKEEIVEEMDERIGSRVTKVTKPKITVYKPDPNIDTGAAIVICPGGGYNILAYDLEGVEVAKWLNEIGVTGVVLHYRVPRAKDGEAFVNPLKDAQRAIRVTRAHAKEWKIDPNKIGILGFSAGGNLAAVASNADEKTYEAVDEADRLNARPDFSVLIYPAYLNPKDKDTELTEEVAVDESTPPAFLIHTSDDRISSTGSIAYYLGLKRLGIPAELHIFPQGGHGYGLRPTDKRVTGWPELATGWLKTEILTEGK, from the coding sequence ATGAAAGTTCTGACGTTCTCTTTAGCCTTGATGTTGGTTGGGTTGGTGCTGCCTCTTTCGGCCGCCGAGCCGGTCGCTCTTGATCTTTGGCCGGAAGGTAAAGTCCCAGGACTGGCCGCAGGTGAAAAGGAAGAGATCGTCGAAGAGATGGACGAACGCATCGGGAGCCGGGTAACCAAGGTGACCAAGCCGAAGATCACCGTCTATAAGCCTGATCCGAATATCGACACCGGAGCCGCCATCGTGATTTGCCCCGGTGGTGGATACAACATTCTGGCCTACGACCTGGAAGGGGTCGAAGTGGCGAAGTGGTTGAACGAGATCGGTGTAACCGGCGTGGTTCTGCACTATCGCGTCCCGCGGGCAAAAGATGGCGAAGCCTTCGTCAATCCGTTAAAGGACGCCCAGCGAGCCATTCGCGTGACGCGTGCTCATGCCAAAGAGTGGAAGATTGATCCAAACAAGATTGGGATCCTCGGTTTCTCGGCGGGCGGCAACCTGGCCGCCGTCGCTTCCAATGCCGACGAGAAGACTTACGAAGCGGTCGATGAAGCGGACCGGTTGAACGCTCGTCCTGACTTCAGCGTGCTGATCTACCCGGCCTATCTGAATCCGAAGGACAAAGACACCGAACTGACCGAGGAAGTCGCCGTCGACGAATCGACGCCACCTGCCTTCCTGATTCACACCAGCGACGACCGCATCAGCTCGACCGGCAGCATCGCCTATTACCTGGGTTTGAAGCGACTGGGTATTCCGGCGGAACTGCACATCTTCCCGCAAGGCGGACATGGCTACGGTCTGCGTCCGACTGACAAGCGAGTCACCGGCTGGCCAGAACTGGCGACCGGTTGGCTGAAGACCGAGATCCTGACCGAAGGCAAATAA
- a CDS encoding thioredoxin domain-containing protein: MRYFALAAPFLAMIFAQFTFAEEPAKGNRLRLETSAYLQMHAENPVDWYPWGDEALAKAKQENKPIFLSIGYASCHWCHVMEKESFSDQEIAELLNKHFVCIKVDREERPDVDAVYMLATQIMSGGGGWPLNVFLTPEGKPFIGTTYLPPNDREVPVADGQAVAVQPGFSTLLKRVELVWIEQPDQLREVGDNVTRALKQVLGRPLLPPDLAESDAIVRTFDRTLEKEFDPRFGGFEFDEANDKLPKFPQPSYLYYLLKRAEAGHATSANMLRLTLTRMAAGGIYDQVGGGFHRYSTDRHWKIPHFEKMLYDNAQLLSIYAAASETLEEPQFAGTARGIADFVLAEMTSPEGTFYSAMDADSEGEEGAFYRFTPQQLQQDLSADQLRLAEQAFGMTGKPNFEQKYFVPQYHGAPEADKLIALKERLLELRNQREKPFLDQKVITSWNGQMIRGLADAGRILNEPRYTAAAAKAADHLLKTAANNDGRLRRTPETKGNQPTAYLDDYAMLIDGLLALHEATEEQRWLDEAVKLQATQQAHYWDETGGGYYFTPDDHSDLIVRGKLFTDGALPSGNAMAVSNLKQLAKRVPANADEYNAWVEHTQKASAVLLNDHPNSTARMAAELVP, from the coding sequence ATGAGATACTTCGCTCTTGCGGCTCCATTCTTGGCGATGATTTTCGCGCAATTCACCTTCGCCGAAGAGCCTGCCAAGGGGAATCGTCTGCGACTGGAAACGAGTGCCTATCTGCAGATGCACGCCGAGAATCCGGTCGACTGGTATCCCTGGGGAGACGAAGCGCTGGCCAAGGCCAAACAAGAGAACAAGCCGATCTTCCTGTCGATTGGTTACGCCAGTTGCCACTGGTGCCATGTGATGGAGAAAGAAAGCTTCTCGGACCAAGAGATCGCCGAGCTGCTCAACAAGCATTTCGTTTGCATCAAAGTCGATCGCGAAGAACGCCCCGACGTCGACGCCGTCTACATGCTGGCCACGCAGATCATGTCAGGCGGAGGTGGCTGGCCGCTGAACGTGTTTCTGACGCCGGAAGGCAAACCGTTTATCGGCACAACCTATCTGCCACCCAACGATCGTGAAGTCCCCGTTGCCGACGGTCAGGCAGTCGCCGTGCAGCCAGGCTTTTCGACGTTGCTCAAACGGGTTGAATTGGTTTGGATCGAACAGCCTGATCAACTTCGCGAAGTGGGGGACAACGTAACCCGGGCCCTGAAGCAGGTCCTCGGTCGTCCGCTCCTTCCGCCAGACCTCGCCGAGTCGGACGCGATTGTGCGGACCTTCGATCGAACGCTGGAGAAGGAATTCGATCCTCGCTTTGGTGGATTCGAGTTTGACGAAGCGAACGACAAGCTACCGAAGTTCCCGCAGCCTTCGTACCTCTATTACTTGCTGAAGCGAGCCGAGGCCGGGCATGCCACCTCGGCCAATATGCTTCGCTTGACGCTCACGCGAATGGCGGCAGGGGGAATCTACGATCAGGTCGGTGGAGGCTTCCATCGTTACAGCACCGATCGCCACTGGAAGATTCCTCACTTCGAGAAGATGCTGTACGACAACGCTCAACTCCTTTCAATCTATGCCGCTGCTTCGGAAACGCTCGAGGAACCGCAGTTCGCCGGCACCGCACGCGGCATCGCCGACTTCGTCCTGGCCGAGATGACCAGCCCTGAAGGTACGTTCTATAGCGCCATGGACGCCGACTCGGAAGGGGAAGAAGGCGCCTTCTATCGCTTCACTCCGCAGCAGTTGCAGCAAGATCTCTCGGCCGATCAGCTACGTTTGGCGGAACAAGCGTTTGGCATGACGGGCAAACCCAACTTCGAGCAGAAGTACTTCGTGCCGCAGTACCATGGTGCTCCGGAAGCGGACAAGCTAATCGCTTTAAAGGAACGGCTACTCGAACTTCGCAACCAGCGCGAGAAGCCGTTTCTCGATCAGAAGGTGATCACCAGTTGGAACGGGCAGATGATCCGCGGCCTCGCCGATGCAGGTCGCATCCTCAACGAACCTCGCTACACCGCAGCCGCCGCCAAGGCAGCCGATCATTTACTGAAAACCGCCGCCAACAATGATGGCCGACTGCGACGCACGCCGGAAACAAAGGGGAATCAACCGACCGCGTATCTTGATGACTACGCCATGCTGATCGACGGGCTACTCGCTTTGCATGAAGCCACCGAAGAACAGCGTTGGCTGGACGAAGCCGTCAAGCTGCAAGCCACCCAACAAGCCCACTACTGGGACGAAACAGGGGGCGGCTATTATTTCACGCCGGACGATCACTCGGACTTGATCGTTCGTGGCAAACTGTTCACCGATGGGGCGCTGCCGAGTGGCAACGCGATGGCGGTCAGTAACCTGAAGCAACTGGCGAAACGCGTTCCCGCCAATGCCGATGAGTACAACGCATGGGTCGAGCACACGCAGAAAGCCAGCGCTGTTCTCTTGAACGACCATCCCAACAGCACAGCCCGGATGGCAGCGGAACTGGTGCCGTAG
- a CDS encoding DUF1559 domain-containing protein — MARAKGFTLVELLVVIAIIGVLIALLLPAVQQAREAARRMQCSNNLKQIGLAIHSYHDTHRKFPSAMMLDKARLDVSSCPEGRCGTWAWTAFLLPQVEQGNLYDLLQVGKLPGEVSLNDAARLAAAKEGFDGYRCPSSASPDLNTARKVPAGSGDGSADCTGSGCVEIALANYIGANDSNTLDRDTWNGFMAKDTNGVVFTFADFTDGTSNTIAIGERTWRLADRNLRAATQLVANGDTANHSLQGNSYVVGGGRWPLNCTNSQDCDRGFSSNHPGGAQFLFLDGSTHFLAETIDHDTDSTVDSVYEYLICRNDGNPIGDY; from the coding sequence ATGGCCCGCGCAAAAGGGTTTACCCTCGTTGAGTTATTGGTTGTGATTGCCATTATTGGGGTCCTGATCGCCTTGTTACTTCCCGCTGTCCAACAGGCGCGCGAAGCGGCCCGGCGCATGCAATGCTCGAACAATCTCAAGCAGATTGGCCTGGCCATCCACAGCTATCACGACACCCATCGCAAGTTCCCCAGCGCGATGATGCTCGACAAGGCTCGCCTGGACGTGAGTAGCTGTCCGGAAGGGAGATGCGGTACCTGGGCATGGACGGCGTTCCTGCTTCCACAAGTCGAGCAAGGCAACCTTTACGATCTGCTGCAGGTTGGCAAGCTCCCCGGCGAGGTCTCGCTGAACGATGCCGCTCGCCTGGCCGCTGCCAAAGAAGGCTTCGACGGCTATCGATGTCCGTCCTCGGCGAGCCCCGATTTGAATACGGCCCGCAAGGTGCCGGCCGGCAGTGGCGACGGTAGTGCCGACTGCACTGGAAGCGGCTGCGTCGAGATTGCCTTGGCCAACTATATAGGGGCGAACGACAGCAATACGCTCGATCGCGATACCTGGAATGGGTTCATGGCGAAAGACACCAACGGGGTCGTTTTCACCTTCGCCGACTTCACCGACGGAACGAGTAACACGATTGCCATCGGCGAGCGAACCTGGCGGCTGGCCGATCGAAACTTGCGAGCTGCCACCCAGCTGGTGGCCAACGGCGATACGGCCAACCATAGCCTGCAAGGCAATTCGTATGTCGTGGGGGGCGGACGCTGGCCGTTGAACTGCACCAATTCGCAAGATTGCGATCGTGGTTTCAGCAGCAATCATCCAGGCGGTGCCCAGTTCTTGTTCCTGGATGGTTCGACACACTTCCTGGCGGAAACGATCGATCACGACACCGACTCGACTGTCGACAGCGTTTACGAATACCTCATCTGCCGCAACGACGGAAATCCGATCGGCGACTACTAA
- a CDS encoding carboxypeptidase-like regulatory domain-containing protein, whose translation MVLRSLGLILLSFMLVGCGSSGPQLGTVDGTVTLDGSPLPHAVVALVPVEGGRTAEGITDDSGHFVIEFAAGSKGALLGDHEIRVTTFREKVIGDNGRVEDPGVPEKVPAKFNRESELVRTVEAGSNHFDLELTSK comes from the coding sequence ATGGTACTGCGTTCATTGGGATTGATTTTGCTTAGTTTCATGTTGGTGGGTTGTGGTTCTTCGGGACCGCAACTGGGGACGGTCGATGGCACGGTGACACTCGACGGCAGTCCCCTGCCCCATGCCGTCGTCGCGCTGGTTCCAGTCGAAGGTGGCCGGACAGCGGAAGGGATCACCGACGACTCGGGTCACTTTGTGATCGAGTTCGCCGCCGGCTCGAAGGGAGCACTGCTGGGGGATCATGAGATCCGGGTCACGACCTTTCGCGAGAAAGTGATCGGCGACAATGGCCGAGTGGAAGATCCTGGCGTGCCGGAGAAGGTGCCGGCGAAATTCAATCGCGAGTCGGAACTGGTCCGCACGGTGGAAGCTGGCTCGAATCATTTCGACCTCGAACTGACCAGCAAATAG
- a CDS encoding cytochrome c peroxidase: protein MIRFAAFSATLLLASLCQAAPAQGIDPSQPALRKPEALVLSHDGQFLLTANRGTGTVSIIDRAERKLLGEWQVGQSIIELQPLPDNRYVALDGQSHEAILLSHLDGQLAILSKAKVPYSPVKADISPDGQQIVVSCLWPRKLVSLNVAGDKLVVAQELVLPFAPRVVLFVPDGQTVLVGDNFGGKLANVDPQTLEVRYIREFPAHNIRAMTLSPDGTKLLLAHQLLNSLAVTNENDIHWGLLMSNELRWVPLDMVLDPEGDFYGNGFMHPIGEPGRGGGDPTDIAVIDDLQAIVTMGGTSQVGIGKYEAFGLFRVSVEQHPTSVVVSPEKDLAYVANGFDDSISLVDVEKAETIGKISLGATRKAELVDQGEQLFHNARLSMEGWMSCHSCHTDGHTNGLSSDNLGDNSYGAPKRILSLLGKADTAPFGWLAVSDTMEAQIHKSVKNTMHGRRLSDEETSALAAYVNSLPLPPPIDQLQQTRDEAAVAHGRQIFLQNNCIKCHAPPLYTSRESYDVGMHDKEGNREFNPPSLRGIGHRDTFFHDARATSLRDVFEIHGHQLSSELTDQQLNDLLSFLRSL from the coding sequence ATGATTCGATTCGCTGCATTCTCGGCCACGCTTTTGCTTGCGAGCCTTTGCCAAGCCGCACCTGCCCAGGGTATCGATCCTTCGCAGCCAGCTTTGCGAAAGCCTGAGGCATTGGTCCTCAGCCATGATGGACAGTTTCTTTTGACGGCCAACCGTGGCACCGGAACGGTCTCGATCATCGACCGAGCCGAGCGGAAACTGCTTGGCGAATGGCAGGTGGGCCAATCGATCATCGAACTACAGCCGCTACCTGACAACCGCTACGTGGCACTCGATGGCCAATCGCACGAAGCCATCCTGCTCTCGCACCTCGACGGGCAGTTGGCGATTCTGTCGAAGGCCAAGGTCCCTTACTCCCCGGTCAAAGCCGATATCAGCCCTGACGGGCAGCAGATCGTGGTCAGTTGCCTTTGGCCTCGCAAACTGGTTTCGCTGAACGTGGCAGGCGACAAGTTGGTCGTCGCCCAAGAGCTCGTCCTGCCGTTTGCTCCCCGGGTCGTGTTGTTCGTGCCGGATGGCCAAACGGTCCTGGTCGGCGACAACTTCGGCGGCAAGCTGGCCAACGTCGATCCGCAGACACTCGAAGTCCGATACATTCGCGAGTTCCCTGCGCACAACATCCGCGCGATGACCCTTTCGCCCGATGGCACGAAACTGCTTCTGGCTCACCAGCTTCTTAACAGCCTGGCCGTAACCAACGAGAACGATATCCACTGGGGCTTGCTGATGAGCAACGAGCTGCGGTGGGTGCCTCTGGACATGGTTCTCGATCCGGAAGGGGACTTCTACGGCAACGGTTTCATGCATCCGATCGGCGAGCCTGGTCGTGGTGGCGGCGACCCAACCGACATCGCCGTGATCGACGACCTTCAAGCAATCGTCACCATGGGCGGTACCAGTCAGGTTGGCATCGGCAAGTACGAAGCGTTCGGCCTGTTTCGCGTATCGGTCGAGCAGCATCCGACCTCGGTCGTTGTTTCCCCTGAGAAAGATCTGGCGTACGTGGCCAATGGCTTCGATGACTCCATCTCGCTGGTCGATGTCGAGAAGGCCGAGACGATCGGCAAGATCTCGCTCGGGGCAACACGCAAGGCAGAGCTAGTCGATCAAGGCGAACAACTCTTCCACAATGCTCGTCTGTCGATGGAAGGCTGGATGTCTTGTCATAGCTGCCATACCGATGGTCATACCAACGGGCTGAGCAGCGACAACCTCGGCGATAATTCGTACGGCGCTCCGAAGCGAATTCTATCGCTGCTAGGCAAGGCCGATACAGCTCCGTTTGGCTGGCTGGCAGTCAGCGACACGATGGAGGCTCAAATTCATAAGTCGGTGAAGAATACGATGCATGGCCGTAGGCTTTCCGACGAAGAGACTTCGGCCCTGGCCGCCTACGTGAATAGCCTTCCGCTGCCACCACCGATCGATCAGTTGCAGCAAACCCGGGACGAAGCAGCCGTAGCCCATGGCCGGCAGATCTTCCTGCAGAACAACTGCATCAAGTGCCACGCCCCGCCGCTGTACACTTCGCGAGAGTCGTACGACGTCGGCATGCACGATAAAGAAGGAAACCGCGAGTTCAATCCACCGTCGCTACGGGGTATCGGACATCGTGATACGTTCTTCCACGATGCCCGGGCGACGTCGCTGCGAGATGTGTTCGAGATCCACGGCCATCAGTTGTCGAGCGAACTAACCGACCAACAACTGAATGACTTGCTCAGCTTTCTGCGAAGCTTGTAA
- a CDS encoding DUF1559 domain-containing protein, whose product MSQRKGFTLVELLVVIAIIGVLIALLLPAVQQAREAARRTSCFNNLKQLGLAMHNYHDTFLTFPSGYIATDSDHKTPLAEGQPGWGWASLILPQMEQGNIADSLINYNLSITHGNNQAARETIIMAYACPSDRSPEVFELHDESENHLTDLASANYIGCFGTTELDACEGLASGQRCDGNGMLGHNAKRRMADITDGTSHTMMVGERATSISGGSEPLFSTWVGSVSGGEEAMARILGIADHAPNSQYEEEHDDHDHGEEHHHLDDFGSRHPAGTNFVFADGSAHLITETIDLNVYQALATRSGGEVVPGDAY is encoded by the coding sequence ATGTCCCAACGCAAAGGTTTCACCCTCGTCGAACTGCTGGTTGTGATCGCCATTATCGGTGTTTTGATTGCCCTGCTTCTGCCGGCCGTACAACAAGCCCGCGAAGCTGCACGTCGTACCTCGTGCTTCAACAACTTGAAGCAGTTGGGCCTGGCAATGCACAACTATCACGACACCTTCCTGACCTTCCCCAGCGGTTACATCGCCACCGATAGCGACCACAAAACGCCGCTCGCCGAAGGCCAACCAGGCTGGGGCTGGGCGTCGTTGATTCTGCCGCAGATGGAACAAGGCAACATCGCCGATAGCCTGATCAACTACAACTTGAGCATCACCCACGGCAACAACCAGGCCGCTCGCGAAACGATCATCATGGCCTATGCCTGCCCAAGCGATCGTTCGCCGGAAGTGTTCGAGCTACACGACGAAAGCGAAAACCATCTGACCGACCTCGCCTCGGCTAACTACATCGGCTGCTTCGGTACGACCGAACTCGATGCCTGTGAAGGCCTGGCTTCCGGTCAACGCTGCGATGGCAACGGTATGCTCGGCCACAATGCCAAGCGCCGCATGGCCGACATCACCGACGGTACCAGCCACACGATGATGGTCGGCGAACGTGCGACCTCGATCAGCGGTGGTTCCGAACCATTGTTCAGCACGTGGGTCGGTTCGGTCAGTGGCGGCGAAGAAGCGATGGCTCGAATCCTCGGCATCGCCGACCATGCTCCCAACAGCCAGTACGAAGAAGAGCACGACGACCACGACCATGGTGAAGAACATCACCACCTCGACGACTTCGGTAGCCGTCACCCAGCCGGAACCAACTTTGTCTTCGCGGACGGTTCGGCTCACCTGATCACCGAAACGATCGACCTGAACGTCTACCAGGCCTTGGCCACACGTTCCGGTGGCGAAGTCGTTCCAGGCGACGCTTACTAA
- a CDS encoding thermonuclease family protein, translating to MFRDRFAFLLLLLALLPAGAILAQAEPDPPLVDPFREWRDVEKNSLPKSRFAYVDGDQACLWPETGQRMLIPVARLSVEDREWIADHPLRILRGKVVFVADGDTIGVLDADKQQRRVRLEGIDAPESNQAFGNKSKRTLSEACHGKEVLVVYTSEDQYGRILGQVYVDDRWLNHDQIESGMAWHYRHFSGDAHLADLQKQSQKGQKGIWSDPNPQQPWRFRLDEKRRREAEEEKAKAAEMTTPTGFWLNSSSGVRHNAQCDHYGKTSRGRYCTAEEGKPCGICGG from the coding sequence ATGTTTCGCGATCGATTTGCCTTTCTGCTGTTGCTGCTGGCATTGCTGCCGGCCGGTGCGATCCTAGCCCAAGCCGAGCCTGATCCACCGCTGGTCGACCCATTTCGCGAGTGGCGAGACGTCGAAAAAAATTCTCTGCCAAAATCGCGATTCGCGTACGTCGACGGCGATCAGGCCTGTTTGTGGCCGGAAACTGGGCAAAGGATGCTTATTCCGGTGGCACGGTTATCCGTAGAAGATCGCGAGTGGATCGCTGATCATCCGCTGCGGATTCTGCGGGGAAAAGTGGTGTTTGTGGCGGATGGCGACACGATCGGTGTGCTCGACGCCGACAAGCAGCAGCGGCGTGTGCGGCTGGAAGGAATCGACGCCCCGGAGAGCAATCAGGCTTTCGGCAACAAGTCGAAGCGAACCCTTTCCGAGGCCTGTCACGGCAAAGAGGTCCTGGTCGTTTACACCTCGGAAGATCAGTACGGCCGGATCCTGGGACAAGTTTATGTCGACGATCGCTGGTTGAATCACGACCAGATTGAATCGGGCATGGCCTGGCACTACCGCCATTTCAGCGGAGACGCTCACCTGGCAGATCTTCAAAAACAGAGCCAGAAGGGACAGAAAGGTATTTGGAGCGATCCGAATCCGCAGCAACCTTGGCGATTTCGGCTCGACGAAAAGCGACGTCGAGAGGCGGAAGAAGAGAAAGCCAAGGCGGCCGAGATGACAACTCCGACCGGATTCTGGCTAAACAGTTCGAGCGGCGTTCGGCACAACGCCCAGTGTGACCACTACGGTAAAACGAGCCGTGGTCGTTACTGCACGGCCGAAGAAGGTAAGCCGTGCGGCATATGCGGCGGGTGA
- a CDS encoding serine hydrolase domain-containing protein, whose amino-acid sequence MQAHLRTLWRGLAVVALLATSIPVQAQDTGQKTPVIESIDQAVAKLVEEDVVSGAVILVSQDGKVVHLSAIGDANIDAHKPMTTDTMFAIASMTKPITATALMTLVEEGKVNLDDPVSKYIPEFANVKLDGKPLDKPITLRQVLTHTSGLGGDQRVVKSLENTGKVLAERPLRSVPGTKWEYSPGLNVAGRVIEVASGKPYAEYLQETIFTPLKMNDTTFKPTDEQKPRIATLYAKDKDSGELKENSSWIGNVETDPYPNPSAGLYSTARDLQRFYQMMLNGGFLGDAKILSRESVKELTRLQTGDIVTGFTPGNGWGLGYCVVKEPQGVTAALSPGSFGHGGAFGTQSWADPVKGRVFLLLVQRSNLGNSDGSDLRKEFQNAAAAALNE is encoded by the coding sequence ATGCAAGCACACCTTAGGACACTTTGGCGAGGATTGGCCGTTGTCGCCCTGCTAGCCACCAGCATTCCGGTCCAGGCCCAGGACACCGGCCAGAAGACCCCGGTGATCGAATCGATCGATCAGGCGGTTGCCAAGCTGGTCGAGGAAGATGTCGTTTCCGGGGCGGTGATTCTCGTTTCGCAAGACGGCAAGGTGGTGCACCTCAGCGCCATCGGTGATGCCAACATCGACGCCCACAAGCCTATGACGACCGATACCATGTTCGCGATTGCCTCGATGACCAAGCCGATCACCGCGACGGCGCTGATGACGCTGGTCGAAGAAGGTAAGGTGAACCTAGACGATCCAGTCTCGAAGTACATCCCTGAGTTCGCCAATGTTAAACTCGATGGCAAGCCGCTCGACAAGCCAATCACGCTTCGCCAGGTCCTGACGCATACGTCGGGTCTGGGTGGCGATCAGCGCGTGGTTAAGTCGCTGGAAAACACCGGCAAGGTTCTCGCCGAACGTCCGCTACGAAGCGTCCCGGGAACCAAGTGGGAGTACAGCCCAGGTTTGAACGTGGCAGGTCGCGTGATCGAAGTCGCTTCGGGCAAGCCGTACGCCGAGTACCTGCAAGAGACGATCTTCACCCCGTTGAAGATGAATGACACCACTTTTAAACCGACCGACGAGCAAAAGCCACGCATCGCCACCTTGTACGCCAAAGACAAAGATAGTGGCGAGCTGAAGGAAAACAGCAGTTGGATCGGTAACGTCGAAACCGATCCCTATCCGAACCCAAGTGCTGGCCTGTACTCGACGGCCCGTGATCTGCAACGGTTCTACCAGATGATGCTCAACGGTGGCTTTCTGGGGGACGCCAAGATCTTGTCGCGAGAGTCGGTCAAAGAACTGACCCGTCTGCAAACCGGCGACATCGTGACCGGCTTCACCCCAGGCAATGGCTGGGGACTTGGCTACTGCGTTGTCAAAGAGCCGCAGGGCGTGACCGCGGCACTCAGCCCCGGCAGTTTCGGGCATGGTGGAGCGTTCGGTACGCAAAGCTGGGCCGATCCTGTGAAGGGACGCGTCTTCCTGCTACTCGTTCAGCGATCGAACCTTGGTAATAGTGATGGCAGCGATCTGCGGAAGGAATTCCAGAATGCCGCTGCTGCCGCGTTGAACGAATAA